From Bacteroidales bacterium, one genomic window encodes:
- the radA gene encoding DNA repair protein RadA, with amino-acid sequence MAKIKKAFFCNNCGYESVKWLGQCPSCGQWNTMVEEVVSKGDGATSKTVSFNAGSAKPQRLSDVDAGGKESRILLGSSEFDRVLGGGMVKGSMVLLAGEPGIGKSTLSLQIPLICNDLKTLYVSGEESARQIKLRAERLGGTHDNCIVLAETSLENIIEQAKVVAPELLIVDSIQTIYSDIVESSAGSVSQIRECAAALLRFAKETNTPVIVIGHITKDGTIAGPKVLEHIVDVVLQFEGDTKHSFRILRGIKNRFGASEELAVYEMTGSGLKEVLNPSDMFIPMHEQNLSGIAVSAMLDGTRPFLIEVQALVSTAAYGTPQRSATGFDVRRMNMLLAVLEKRVGFKLSQKDVFLNMAGGIRVTDPACDLATVISILSSNFDVPVNQRFAFAGEVGLSGEIRPVSQVERRIAEAEKLGFEKIFISSYNHKEETKHPHIEVIRTTNIPQLVRMIFQS; translated from the coding sequence ATGGCAAAGATTAAGAAAGCATTTTTCTGCAATAATTGCGGATATGAGAGCGTTAAATGGCTCGGACAGTGCCCGTCATGCGGACAGTGGAATACTATGGTTGAGGAAGTTGTGAGCAAGGGAGATGGCGCCACCTCTAAAACTGTCTCATTTAATGCTGGTTCTGCAAAACCGCAGAGGCTTTCTGATGTGGATGCGGGCGGAAAAGAGAGTCGTATCTTGCTGGGCAGCAGTGAATTTGACAGGGTGCTAGGAGGCGGAATGGTGAAAGGTTCCATGGTGCTTCTTGCCGGAGAACCTGGCATTGGAAAGTCCACTTTGTCTTTGCAAATTCCTCTTATCTGCAATGATTTAAAAACTCTTTACGTTTCAGGTGAGGAGAGCGCAAGGCAAATAAAGCTGAGAGCGGAGAGGCTTGGAGGGACTCACGATAATTGTATTGTGCTTGCTGAGACTTCTTTGGAGAATATTATTGAACAGGCCAAAGTTGTTGCTCCTGAGCTGCTTATAGTGGATTCAATCCAAACTATTTATTCAGATATTGTAGAGTCTTCAGCAGGTAGCGTCTCCCAAATCAGAGAGTGCGCCGCTGCGCTTTTGCGTTTTGCAAAAGAGACTAACACCCCTGTAATTGTAATTGGACATATCACAAAAGATGGCACAATTGCAGGTCCTAAAGTGCTGGAACATATTGTGGATGTGGTACTTCAGTTTGAAGGTGATACTAAGCACTCCTTTAGAATATTGCGCGGAATTAAAAACAGATTTGGCGCGTCTGAAGAACTTGCCGTTTATGAAATGACAGGGAGCGGACTTAAGGAAGTTCTTAATCCTTCCGATATGTTTATCCCAATGCATGAGCAGAATTTGAGCGGCATAGCGGTTAGTGCAATGCTGGATGGCACTCGTCCTTTTTTAATTGAAGTTCAGGCTCTTGTAAGTACAGCTGCTTATGGAACTCCGCAGCGCTCCGCAACGGGTTTTGATGTCCGCAGAATGAACATGCTACTTGCCGTGCTGGAAAAAAGAGTAGGTTTTAAATTATCTCAAAAAGACGTTTTCCTAAACATGGCCGGCGGCATCAGGGTTACAGACCCCGCCTGCGATCTGGCCACAGTAATCAGCATTCTCTCCTCCAACTTTGACGTCCCTGTAAACCAACGCTTTGCATTCGCCGGAGAAGTCGGCCTCAGCGGAGAAATCCGCCCCGTCTCCCAAGTAGAACGCCGCATCGCCGAGGCAGAAAAACTTGGCTTTGAAAAGATTTTCATCTCCTCCTACAACCACAAAGAAGAGACCAAACATCCTCACATAGAGGTAATTCGCACCACCAACATCCCCCAGCTCGTCCGGATGATTTTCCAGAGCTAA
- a CDS encoding PorT family protein codes for MKKLLFILTFTFLSVFVFAQNQEFAAKSHYFKVVAGVNLSNYYGKGSAGFDNKFGYRAGIFCNALTKKRIVGIQCGLIVTDKGAKSDLSSAGYGTLTIDEIYLEVPAEVTFNIPLSKGSGNNFLIGVGCYVSYGIAGKSKINSGSSDTFGGSVGIEKWDSGIAGEVGLDLGHFSVGVNCDLGLCHIKTTSGDWPYNISYSLNVGYRF; via the coding sequence ATGAAAAAATTATTATTCATTTTAACGTTCACTTTTTTATCAGTCTTTGTTTTTGCTCAGAATCAGGAGTTTGCTGCAAAGAGTCATTACTTTAAAGTTGTCGCAGGTGTTAATTTAAGTAATTACTACGGTAAGGGTTCCGCAGGATTTGATAATAAGTTTGGTTATCGTGCTGGCATTTTCTGTAATGCTTTGACAAAAAAAAGAATCGTAGGTATTCAGTGTGGCCTTATTGTTACCGATAAAGGAGCCAAATCTGATTTGAGCAGTGCTGGCTACGGGACATTGACCATAGATGAGATTTACCTAGAAGTACCAGCAGAAGTAACTTTTAATATCCCCTTATCAAAAGGCAGCGGCAATAATTTTCTTATTGGGGTTGGTTGTTATGTCAGTTATGGTATAGCAGGTAAGAGTAAAATTAATTCAGGTAGCTCTGATACCTTTGGAGGTAGTGTTGGTATTGAGAAATGGGATTCCGGAATTGCTGGGGAAGTTGGCTTGGACTTAGGTCATTTTTCCGTTGGAGTTAATTGTGACTTAGGGCTTTGTCATATCAAAACTACTAGCGGGGACTGGCCATATAATATCAGTTACAGTTTGAATGTGGGCTATCGTTTCTAA